A genome region from Trichoderma asperellum chromosome 7, complete sequence includes the following:
- a CDS encoding uncharacterized protein (BUSCO:EOG092D3ZQC), with translation MVQGFSLPNLYDVASQNLSFLLPMSTPKRKAAAKLATPVVKPDARRATKNTIDESRSTVAGTDALQSSQADPIEISDDADSDEDLSDMEDANEEADVGKGAESQSLANGPQNPKKDDADDGESDAEGTSPSFGELLRGNEIIDVNALLQQSAADSIAAVESSRSAIAPPTHQSLTTVLTQALKSDDTDLLESCLHTTDIPTIQNTIERIDSSLAGVLLNKLAARLHRRPGRAGTLMTWVQWTLVAHGGALAAQPKLLHDLNSLQKVLAERAKGLNSLLALKGKLDILEGQMELRRKMQRSAGLLQDGEDDADEEDVIYVEGEENDAEKDAAANGSRSRRRGGASKAARDDDEEEDDDDRVLNGFIGDSEDEEEGSEQGEDESDAGEEPLDEDEVDFDDVDESMGEDDESDVEVAPPTKMQKVTRSFGKKK, from the coding sequence ATGGTGCAAGGCTTCTCACTTCCAAATCTCTACGACGTCGCCAGTCAGAAcctttcgtttcttctccCGATGTCGACCCCAAAGAGAAAGGCTGCGGCCAAGCTGGCGACCCCGGTTGTCAAGCCCGATGCCAGGAGAGCAACCAAGAACACAATTGACGAGTCCAGATCAACAGTCGCTGGCACCGATGCCCTGCAGAGCTCGCAGGCCGACCCCATAGAGATCTCGGATGATGCTGACAGCGATGAGGATCTCTCTGACATGGAGGACGCCAACGAGGAGGCCGATGTTGGCAAGGGCGCAGAGTCACAGTCGTTGGCCAATGGGCCGCAGAACCCTAAAAAAGACGACGCAGACGATGGCGAGTCTGATGCTGAGGGCACATCCCCCTCCTTTGGCGAGCTGCTGCGCGGCAACGAGATCATCGACGTCAATGCCCTGCTCCAGCAGTCTGCCGCAGACAGCATTGCCGCCGTCGAGTCGTCACGAAGCGCCATCGCCCCTCCCACCCACCAGTCCCTCACAACCGTCCTCACCCAGGCCCTGAAAAGCGACGACACAGACCTCCTCGAGTCATGCCTGCACACGACTGACATCCCCACCATCCAAAACACAATCGAGCGCATCGACAGCTCCCTCGCCGGCGTCCTGCTCAACAAGCTCGCCGCCCGGCTGCACAGACGGCCTGGCCGAGCCGGCACCCTCATGACGTGGGTGCAGTGGACGCTGGTTGCCCACGGCGGAGCCCTGGCCGCCCAGCCCAAGCTCCTCCATGATCTCAACAGCCTGCAAAAGGTGCTTGCCGAGAGAGCAAAGGGTCTCAACAGCCTGCTCGCCCTCAAGGGCAAGCTGGATATCCTCGAGGGCCAGATGGAGCTGCGGAGGAAGATGCAGCGAAGCGCCGGCCTGCTTCAGGACGGCGAGGACGATgccgacgaggaagacgtcATCTACGTGGAAGGCGAGGAGAACGACGCTGAAAAggacgccgccgccaatgGCTCCCGCTCCCGGAGAAGAGGTGGCGCTTCCAAGGCCGCccgcgatgatgacgaggaagaagacgacgacgaccgTGTCTTGAACGGCTTCATCGGCGATtctgaagacgaggaggaaggcTCCGAGCAGGGCGAGGACGAGAGCGACGCCGGCGAAGAGCCCctggacgaggatgaagtGGACTTTGACGATGTTGATGAGTCTATGGgtgaggatgacgagagcGATGTGGAGGTTGCGCCGCCAACAAAGATGCAGAAGGTGACACGGTCGtttggcaagaagaaataa
- a CDS encoding uncharacterized protein (BUSCO:EOG092D0ILO) has protein sequence MASPTTDTPTVDPAARDSPSLPDKVKTADVNGHAPPASEPTKDAPTESETEPKSEPENKPSSDKPDEALVNGKSTPADAATPNGVAAVNGEGDKLENKDAPRDATPAAAAKPETSQDKPADNAKEEEKASEEPAAQKEEPKAASAQDNSDVQMTDANEDAAATSSKESAPEESTEKKASDDSKPPAAVDAGADIDADADADAEADVDADADTIMTDDKPAEEPAKPKVEETQEAPPSSDVDVGSSVSMTDALGSKVAREREEEEDDEPLAKRAKTEPKDEGAVITATPKSENAGTPGPGSDRGLGRLASLQKWGDSGVREKKISPFQRREIRKIIGRVKKTKHGGHFRDSVPKLWPALGESYLARIENPMDLAEIDRGLRDPNSIYTTFGDVQKDLQLIFENTLTFNGALHDVTDAAFYAVRNVWQEAVTIPDDEPARPKSVAKPKPPREPRVLPGGPPDSAARRQSSGPASSPPPPVNEPKPKPQAAEPIADRRGSTATDGDRPKRTVRAPKPKDIDYTTKPSRKKLKPELQFCDEVLAELMHPKNSTLNMWFLDAVDAEGLNIPDYYAIIKKPMDLGKVLRMVSAGEIANAKEFDKNMRLIFTNCYQFNGPPEQGNPVSMVAKQLEDLYNQQLKGKDAWLARYAKANAPAASASNASDDEEEDDSEEEDAGAPSVDNSKEIQELKAKLEEESSKLNRMFASGTPQALIECQKVIVETVQQALYKVAQSQGGEGKAKHQDKSAKKSAKPSKSKAAGSAPARKSSSHAPPPKKSGVAKKPAPKKSLSAADKDQIASAINDLEYPHLDRAIDIIKRDTGQNENNEGELELDIDQLSNEALIKLWELCKKVLPGFGKDSNATAKSPEVNRAVPAKQAPKSASKPKKNKPMSAQEQEARIAQLTAISQLYKPGQEPADDAPSAPGPGRHDESSDDSDSEEE, from the exons atggcgtcGCCGACTACGGATACACCGACCGTGGACCCTGCGGCGCGCGACTCGCCGTCCTTGCCTGACAAGGTAAAGACTGCCGATGTCAACGG TCATGCACCGCCCGCCTCGGAGCCAACCAAGGACGCCCCGACCGAATCTGAAACTGAGCCGAAATCAGAACCTGAGAACAAGCCCTCATCGGACAAGCCTGACGAGGCCCTTGTCAATGGCAAATCGACACCCGCTGATGCCGCCACTCCCAACGGCGTGGCTGCTGTCAATGGAGAGGGCGACAAGCTAGAGAACAAGGACGCGCCACGCGACGCAACGCCTGCGGCGGCTGCAAAGCCCGAAACTAGCCAAGATAAACCAGCTGACAATgccaaggaggaagaaaaggcctCTGAAGAACCAGCAGcgcagaaagaagagccAAAAGCTGCGTCAGCGCAAGATAATTCTGATGTACAAATGACAGATGCCaatgaagatgctgctgctacgagTTCTAAGGAATCTGCTCCTGAAGAAAGCAccgagaagaaggcttcTGATGATTCTAAACCCCCAGCTGCTGTCGATGCTGGTGCAGACAtcgatgccgatgccgatgccgatgccgaagCTGACGTCGACGCTGATGCCGACACCATCATGACCGATGATAAGCCCGCCGAAGAGCCCGCCAAGCCCAAAGTTGAAGAGACGCAGGAGGCACCGCCTTCATCAGATGTTGATGTCGGCTCATCAG TGTCCATGACCGACGCCCTCGGCTCAAAAGTTGCTCGGGAacgagaggaggaagaggatgatgagccGCTTGCCAAGCGAGCAAAGACTGAGCCAAAAGATGAAGGTGCAGTCATCACGGCGACACCCAAAAGTGAGAACGCTGGTACGCCCGGACCTGGTAGCGATCGTGGTCTGGGACGCCTTGCTTCTCTGCAAAAGTGGGGTGACTCAGGAGTCcgtgaaaagaaaatttcgCCCTTCCAGCGTCGCGAAATTCGAAAGATTATCGGCAGAGTAAAGAAGACCAAGCATGGTGGTCACTTCCGGGATTCCGTCCCGAAGCTGTGGCCGGCACTGGGAGAGTCTTACTTGGCAAGGATTGAGAATCCCATGGACCTGGCTGAGATTGACCGAGGCCTCCGCGACCCCAACAGCATTTACACTACGTTTGGTGACGTGCAAAAGGACCTGCAACTCATCTTTGAGAACACTTTGACCTTCAACGGCGCCTTACACGATGTTACAGATGCAGCATTCTACGCAGTACGAAATGTATGGCAAGAGGCCGTTACCATCCCCGACGACGAGCCTGCGCGGCCCAAATCCGTAGCCAAGCCGAAGCCTCCCCGCGAGCCTCGCGTCTTACCAGGCGGACCCCCAGACAGTGCCGCGCGAAGGCAATCCTCAGGGCCTGCATCCAGCCCGCCACCCCCCGTGAATGAACCGAAACCGAAGCCCCAGGCCGCAGAGCCTATTGCGGATCGTCGCGGCTCAACAGCCACAGACGGAGATAGACCAAAACGGACGGTAAGGGCACCGAAGCCCAAGGATATCGATTATACCACTAAGCCTTCTCGCAAGAAACTCAAGCCCGAATTGCAATTTTGCGACGAGGTACTGGCGGAGCTCATGCATCCCAAGAACTCGACGCTCAATATGTGGTTCCTCGATGCCGTCGACGCTGAAGGCCTCAACATTCCCGACTACTACGCCATTATCAAGAAGCCCATGGACCTGGGCAAGGTGTTGCGCATGGTCAGCGCGGGCGAGATTGCCAACGCCAAGGAATTTGACAAGAACATGCGTCTCATCTTCACCAACTGCTACCAGTTCAATGGACCTCCTGAGCAGGGCAACCCCGTATCTATGGTAGCCAAGCAGCTTGAAGACCTCTACAACCAGCAGCTGAAGGGCAAGGATGCATGGCTGGCTAGATACGCCAAGGCAAATGCACCCGCTGCGTCCGCCTCCAACGCTagtgacgacgaggaagaggatgacagcgaggaagaggatgctgGCGCCCCGAGCGTAGATAACTCCAAGGAAATCCAGGAACTTAAGGCGAaactggaagaagagagcagtAAACTCAACCGCATGTTTGCTTCCGGCACGCCGCAGGCTCTGATTGAATGCCAAAAGGTCATTGTCGAGACTGTGCAGCAGGCCCTTTACAAAGTGGCGCAGAGCCAGGGTGGCGAGGGCAAGGCCAAGCACCAAGACAAGTCGGCCAAGAAGtcagccaagccaagcaagAGCAAGGCGGCCGGCAGCGCCCCGGCGCGTAAGTCGTCTAGCCACGCACCCCCTCCCAAGAAGTCGGGCGTTGCCAAGAAGCCAGCCCCCAAGAAGAGCCTGTCGGCAGCCGACAAGGATCAAATCGCGAGCGCCATCAACGATCTTGAATACCCCCATCTCGACCGAGCTATTGACATAATTAAGCGCGATACGGGTCAAAAC GAAAATAACGAAGGCGAACTCGAGCTGGATATTGACCAGCTCAGCAACGAGGCGCTGATCAAGCTATGGGAGCTTTGCAAGAAGGTGCTCCCTGGATTCGGTAAAGATTCAAACGCCACAGCAAAGTCGCCGGAAGTTAATAGGGCGGTCCCCGCAAAGCAGGCTCCTAAATCGGCTTCGAAGCCTAAGAAGAACAAACCCATGAGCGcgcaggagcaggaggcaCGCATCGCACAGTTGACAGCCATTTCACAGCTGTACAAGCCCGGACAAGAGCCTGCCGATGACGCACCTTCTGCGCCGGGGCCTGGTCGTCATGACGAGTCGAGCGATGACTCTGATTCGGAAGAAGAGTAA
- a CDS encoding uncharacterized protein (EggNog:ENOG41), whose product MAAPSTRPSSGLLDLITVFDNAPLDFELNHHPYYRLILAPDDRVHGYIHPTTIARMPWPPSISINHDTRQVILSAPPASTSPSDHANSAFQQAVDAAIDGNIFPTLNGLHSEYFLVPGARHFVQIERFAAALFGIATRGAHLTAYTRDAATGELRIWVARRSKTLHTYPGMLDSTVAGGVKASDSPLDCIFAESMEEASLPQSLVAPRLRATGAITMVNRNPRSELVHSEILYTYDLELSGQGEQVPRLGDDGEVEEFVLMSCDEVERRMLAGEFKTNVCAVMIDFLIRHGRITPETEPDYVEICMRLQRRLPVPTRSDV is encoded by the exons ATGGCCGCCCCCAGCACTCGCCCATCATCAGGGCTCCTGGACCTCATCACAGTCTTTGACAA CGCACCCCTCGACTTCGAACTCAACCACCATCCCTACTACCGTCTCATCCTGGCCCCCGATGACCGCGTCCACGGCTACATCCACCCAACCACCATCGCCCGCAtgccatggccgccatccatctccatcaaccACGACACGCGCCAAGTCATCCTCTCCGCCCCTCCGGCCAGCACCTCTCCCTCCGACCACGCCAACTCCGCCTTCCAGCAAGCCGTAGACGCCGCCATCGACGGCAACATCTTCCCCACGCTCAACGGCCTCCACAGCGAGTACTTCCTCGTCCCCGGAGCCCGGCACTTTGTCCAGATCGAGCGCTTTGCCGCCGCCCTCTTCGGCATCGCCACCCGCGGCGCCCACCTCACGGCCTACACAAGGGACGCCGCCACCGGCGAGCTGCGCATCTGGGTCGCCCGGCGGAGCAAGACGCTGCACACCTACCCGGGCATGCTGGACAGCACCGTCGCCGGCGGCGTCAAGGCCAGCGACTCCCCCCTGGACTGCATCTTCGCCGAGTCCATGGAGGAAGCGTCGCTGCCGCAATCCCTCGTGGCGCCTCGCCTGCGCGCCACGGGGGCCATCACAATGGTGAACCGCAACCCGCGCTCGGAGCTGGTCCACTCGGAGATTCTGTACACTTACGACCTGGAGCTGTCCGGCCAGGGGGAGCAGGTGCCGCGCCTGGGCGACGACGGGGAGGTCGAGGAGTTTGTGCTGATGAGCTGCGACGAGGTTGAGCGGCGCATGTTGGCGGGCGAGTTCAAGACGAATGTGTGCGCCGTCATGATTGATTTTCTGATTCGCCATGGGAGGATCACGCCGGAGACTGAGCCGGACTATGTGGAGATTTGCATGAGGCTGCAGAGGAGGCTGCCGGTGCCGACGAGGTCGGATGTGTAG
- a CDS encoding uncharacterized protein (EggNog:ENOG41) codes for MQPPLIDWASVKSYAVRSKPHRQAAKPEYLSLFVRYRKVLLYAAMDTLDAILERAVADGEDTKNKLLGAAFVVTDRNGIIYSGSAGRTGIDANSPKFDGDTLTYGASITKLLSATCIMQLVEQGKISLDDNMRLLVPELDKMQILRGFTAEGQPVLEDNQRPITLK; via the exons ATGCAGCCACCATTGATTGATTGGGCCTCTGTAAAAAGTTACGCTGTGAGAAGCAAGCCACACCGACAAGCTGCAAAGCCGGAATACCTATCCTTGTTCGTTCGTTATAGGAAAGTCTTGTTATACGCGGCAATGGACACGTTGGATGCCATTTTGGAGCGGGCTGTCGCCGACGGGGAGGACACCAAGAACAAGCTGCTTGGAGCCGCATTTGTAGTGACAGACCGAAATG GCATCATCTACTCTGGCTCTGCTGGGCGAACGGGCATTGACGCCAACTCGCCAAAATTCGATGGCGACACTCTCACCTACGGCGCTTCTATTACCAAGCTCCTCTCCGCGACCTGCATCATGCAGCTGGTTGAGCAAGGCAAGATTTCGCTGGACGACAACATGCGGCTGCTTGTTCCCGAGCTGGACAAGATGCAGATCTTGCGGGGATTTACAGCCGAGGGGCAGCCTGTGCTGGAGGACAATCAACGGCCGATAACACTCAAGTGA
- a CDS encoding uncharacterized protein (EggNog:ENOG41~MEROPS:MER0006204), translating into MAIRMSRDGYNTPLVFPPGDGWAYGSALDWAGVGLETLEKQSLGEYMKQHVLDPLEMHDTGFRVRQLPHTAGRRAEVAIRDAASGSLSALDIVPEEPEMDSAGAGIHTTANDYVRLLRAMLQAEPGVVSAETARMMFAPQLDDGQRTMMRDVVYGEGARAAYIPELPDGVALQYGYGGMVTMEDVAGLRRKGSLSWSGACSSRWWIDRESGIAAVLMVAMFPFGDPVSSRLYADLQRAVYGELVQ; encoded by the exons ATGGCGATTCGCATGTCCAGAGACGGCTACAACACGCCGCTCGTGTTCCCCCCCGGCGACGGCTGGGCCTACGGGTCTGCGCTGGACTGGGCCGGGGTCGGCCTGGAGACGCTGGAGAAGCAGAGTCTCGGCGAGTACATGAAGCAGCACGTCCTGGATCCGCTCGAGATGCACGACACGGGCTTCCGCGTCAGGCAGCTGCCTCACACCGCAGGTCGACGGGCAGAGGTGGCCATCCGCGACGCCGCCAGCGGCTCGCTATCAGCCCTCGACATTGTGCCGGAGGAGCCCGAGATGGACAGCGCCGGGGCGGGCATCCACACCACGGCCAATGATTATGTCCGGCTGCTGCGCGCGATGCTGCAGGCCGAGCCGGGCGTGGTCTCGGCGGAGACGGCGCGGATGATGTTTGCGCCGCAGCTGGATGATGGGCAGcggacgatgatgagggaCGTTGTCTATGGTGAGGGGGCGCGGGCTGCGTATATCCCTGAGTTGCCGGATGGCGTGGCGCTGCAGTATGGGTATGGCGGGATGGTGACGATGGAGGATGTTGCTGGGCTGAGGAGGAAGGGCAGTCTGTCGTGGAGTGGAGCGTGCAGTTCGCGATGG TGGATTGATCGGGAGTCGGGCATCGCGGCGGTGCTGATGGTGGCCATGTTTCCGTTTGGCGACCCGGTGTCGTCGCGGCTGTATGCGGACCTGCAGCGGGCTGTGTACGGCGAGCTTGTCCAGTGA